From a single Candidatus Schekmanbacteria bacterium genomic region:
- the kdpA gene encoding potassium-transporting ATPase subunit KdpA translates to MTANGIIQISLYMAVLLILVKPLGSYMAKVYQGEPHFLKRILSPIEKLIYRMLGVHPDDEMVWSTYATAAILFKLAFFFLLYLILRIQGMLPLNPQGFPGVPSALAFNTAVSFITNTNWQAYGGESTMSYLSQMMGLAVQNFVSAAQGMAVLVALVRGFTRRTTKTIGNFWVDLTRSALYILLPLSLIMAVFLVSQGVVQNFSPYKNVPLLQPVNSSSAKVAEQTLPLGPTASQIAIKQLGTNGGGFFNVNSAHPFENPTPLSNFIEMLAILLIPAALCYTFGRMVGNSRQGWALLYVMLIIFIPLLLLCYSSEQAGNPLLTAAGVNQSAGNLQVGGNMEGKEVRFGIANSALWATATTAASNGSVNSMHDSFSPLGGLVPMVMIQLGEVVFGGVGSGLYGMIAFAIVAVFVSGLMVGRTPEYLGKKIEAFEMKMASLVILVPAACVLVGTAVASVTGAGIAGISNPGPHGFSQILYAFSSASNNNGSAFGGLSANTTFYNVLLGIAMLLGRFWVMIPVLAIAGALAQKKHVPPGTGTLPTDTPLFVILLAGIVIIVGALTYLPALALGPIAEHLMLYK, encoded by the coding sequence ATGACTGCAAATGGAATAATTCAAATCAGTTTGTACATGGCGGTTCTCTTGATCCTTGTGAAGCCGCTTGGCAGTTATATGGCAAAGGTGTATCAGGGTGAGCCGCATTTTTTAAAGCGAATTTTAAGTCCTATCGAGAAGCTGATTTACCGGATGCTTGGCGTGCACCCCGATGATGAAATGGTATGGAGCACATATGCAACAGCAGCGATCCTCTTCAAACTTGCTTTTTTCTTTTTGTTGTATCTGATTTTGCGTATTCAGGGAATGCTGCCGCTTAACCCGCAGGGTTTCCCGGGAGTCCCATCAGCACTTGCATTCAATACAGCAGTAAGTTTTATTACCAACACTAACTGGCAGGCTTATGGCGGTGAATCTACCATGAGCTATCTCTCACAGATGATGGGGCTTGCTGTCCAGAACTTTGTTTCTGCAGCACAGGGAATGGCAGTACTGGTTGCTCTTGTCAGGGGATTTACGCGCCGTACAACGAAAACAATAGGCAATTTCTGGGTTGACCTTACACGCTCAGCTCTTTATATTCTGCTGCCGCTCTCTCTTATAATGGCCGTGTTCCTTGTATCGCAGGGAGTAGTGCAGAATTTCAGTCCTTATAAAAACGTGCCGCTTCTTCAGCCTGTAAATAGCAGCTCTGCCAAAGTTGCTGAACAGACGCTCCCTTTAGGACCTACTGCCTCACAGATTGCGATAAAACAGCTTGGCACTAATGGCGGAGGTTTTTTCAATGTCAACTCTGCACATCCATTTGAGAACCCAACTCCTCTTTCAAATTTCATTGAGATGCTGGCGATTCTTCTTATCCCTGCCGCGCTCTGCTACACCTTTGGCAGGATGGTCGGCAACAGCCGGCAGGGATGGGCATTACTTTATGTCATGCTGATAATATTCATCCCATTGCTGCTCTTATGTTATTCGAGCGAGCAGGCGGGAAACCCTCTTCTCACGGCAGCAGGTGTTAACCAGTCTGCCGGGAATCTCCAGGTGGGCGGCAATATGGAGGGAAAAGAAGTACGCTTCGGCATTGCAAATTCTGCGCTCTGGGCAACTGCAACGACAGCTGCATCAAACGGCTCTGTAAACTCCATGCACGATTCGTTCAGTCCTCTCGGAGGGCTTGTGCCTATGGTCATGATACAACTTGGAGAAGTGGTTTTTGGCGGTGTAGGTTCAGGCCTATATGGAATGATCGCATTTGCCATAGTGGCAGTCTTTGTTTCCGGACTTATGGTAGGACGTACACCGGAATATCTCGGAAAAAAAATAGAGGCCTTTGAGATGAAGATGGCGTCGCTTGTAATTTTAGTCCCTGCTGCATGTGTATTAGTTGGAACTGCTGTTGCATCTGTGACAGGCGCAGGTATTGCAGGTATATCTAATCCGGGACCACATGGATTCTCACAGATTCTTTATGCTTTTTCCTCTGCATCGAACAACAATGGCAGCGCCTTTGGAGGCCTCTCTGCAAATACTACTTTTTATAATGTGCTGCTTGGGATAGCCATGCTTTTGGGCAGATTCTGGGTGATGATTCCGGTACTTGCAATCGCAGGCGCTCTTGCTCAAAAAAAACATGTTCCTCCGGGAACAGGGACATTGCCTACGGATACACCGCTTTTTGTCATTCTCCTTGCAGGCATTGTAATTATTGTTGGCGCACTGACATATCTTCCGGCTCTTGCGCTTGGCCCGATAGCCGAGCATCTGATGCTGTACAAATAA
- a CDS encoding glycosyltransferase family 39 protein, protein MMSLNNNSEISSPKRGAALFAILAVSAFFSFYRLGLVEFVEGDEAVVMNKIVRFLNWGTDYRNLAAFLTAEHPPMRFLVSLPFVYLFGASEFWLRFPHALSGILSVYWVYRIGKIAFNTYSGLIAALVFAVSGMSAVYRSANGIGVFTLFLLIALECLFRFELAVTEETEKKWLNYTFLFLGLASITFLEGVLFAIPAVYYAYRKKIKVRGIIRASLPFIILSTGYLFLWVILPGIAGYFGLIPSYLAGNTTHVGGRLNNLFAFNLSEFAGAVIATNSLPVIILFLSVFIFQKNLICERLRLPVFYFLPHFIAWFFLFKKPCGHGAYIAPLFALVIGGGVVFWNSDTASVMKKTVLNLMLAIVVVLTGWHNYILNLQDEITPSIRNFVYYDESYMNYPAGAPNFNFEGKAAAGVYVREHVKPTDRVLTDFGYNMELYYAGLLHTSEELDEIAPHLADRDLMQSSGIHYLLLKYPSKYQYAGTHIPAAIVFVRSKATIYIYDLWKEPENTVRLQAEDERNKFYEKYAVWNKIRPVAANVQLRKE, encoded by the coding sequence ATGATGTCATTAAATAATAATTCTGAAATATCTTCACCCAAACGCGGGGCAGCGTTGTTTGCCATATTAGCGGTAAGCGCTTTCTTCAGTTTTTATAGATTAGGCTTAGTTGAGTTTGTAGAGGGCGACGAAGCGGTTGTTATGAATAAAATAGTCCGTTTCCTTAACTGGGGGACTGATTACAGAAATCTGGCAGCTTTTTTAACAGCAGAGCATCCGCCGATGCGTTTTCTTGTTTCACTTCCCTTTGTCTATCTTTTCGGTGCGTCAGAGTTCTGGCTCCGTTTTCCGCACGCTTTATCAGGTATTTTGTCTGTGTACTGGGTTTACAGGATTGGAAAGATTGCTTTTAATACTTATTCCGGTTTGATTGCAGCATTGGTTTTTGCTGTAAGCGGTATGAGTGCAGTGTATAGGTCAGCTAATGGGATAGGTGTATTCACGTTATTTTTGTTAATTGCTCTCGAATGTCTTTTTCGCTTTGAATTGGCGGTTACGGAAGAAACAGAAAAGAAATGGTTAAACTACACTTTTTTATTTCTAGGACTTGCATCAATAACTTTCCTCGAAGGAGTCCTCTTTGCTATTCCGGCGGTTTATTACGCTTACAGGAAAAAAATAAAAGTCAGGGGGATTATAAGAGCATCTTTACCATTTATAATTCTTAGCACAGGATATCTGTTCCTATGGGTTATTCTGCCAGGCATTGCAGGATATTTCGGTCTTATCCCCTCTTATCTTGCAGGCAATACAACTCATGTTGGAGGGCGCTTAAACAACTTGTTTGCCTTCAATCTTTCTGAATTTGCCGGAGCAGTTATTGCTACGAATTCTTTGCCGGTGATAATACTTTTTTTGTCGGTTTTTATATTTCAGAAAAATCTTATCTGCGAGAGACTGCGATTACCTGTATTTTATTTTCTTCCACATTTTATTGCCTGGTTTTTTCTTTTTAAAAAGCCATGTGGACATGGTGCTTATATTGCACCATTATTTGCTCTTGTCATTGGAGGCGGGGTAGTCTTTTGGAATTCCGATACCGCTTCTGTCATGAAAAAAACAGTGCTGAATTTAATGCTTGCCATAGTAGTTGTTCTTACGGGCTGGCATAATTATATTCTGAATCTGCAGGATGAAATTACACCATCAATAAGAAACTTTGTTTACTACGATGAAAGCTATATGAATTATCCTGCCGGTGCCCCGAATTTTAACTTTGAAGGCAAGGCAGCGGCTGGCGTTTACGTGAGAGAGCATGTCAAACCCACTGACAGGGTTCTTACCGACTTTGGTTATAATATGGAACTTTATTATGCTGGATTGCTCCATACAAGTGAAGAATTGGATGAGATTGCCCCGCATTTAGCTGATAGAGATTTAATGCAGTCATCAGGAATACATTATTTGCTTTTAAAATATCCATCCAAATATCAATATGCCGGCACACATATCCCTGCCGCGATAGTCTTTGTGAGGTCAAAAGCAACAATATATATTTATGATTTATGGAAAGAGCCGGAAAATACCGTCCGTCTTCAGGCAGAGGATGAGCGCAATAAATTTTATGAAAAGTATGCAGTATGGAATAAAATCAGACCTGTGGCAGCGAATGTTCAATTAAGGAAGGAATAA
- the kdpB gene encoding potassium-transporting ATPase subunit KdpB, translating into MEHKKKPHSLFEAQIVKRAIIDSLIKLNPRNQIRNPVMFVVEVGSILTTLLFINAIFVPGMESPLFILSISLWLWATVLFANFAESVAEGRGKAQADALRSSRKDVHAKRLEHPERDAKITAVPSSQLRKGDYVLVEAGDIIPGDGEIEVGVASVNESAITGESAPVIRESGGDRSAVTGGTLVLSDWIVVRITTNPGETFLDRMISMVEGAKRQKTPNEIALDILLAGLTIIFLLATVTLLPFSIFSVNAAGQGSPVTMVVLVSLLVCLIPTTIGGLLSAIGIAGMDRLIQANVIAMSGRAVEAAGDVDVLLLDKTGTITLGNRQATSFMPALGVESNMLADAAQLASLADETPEGRSIVVFAKEKYGLRERDIHELGATFVPFSAHTRMSGVNLNGREIRKGATDAVEAFVQSKGGTFPPDVKEAVEEIARSGATPLVVAEGGKVLGAIRLSDIVKGGINERFAELRKMGISTVMITGDNPLTAAAVAAEAGVDDFLAEATPETKLSLIRKYQAGGKLVAMTGDGTNDAPALAQADVAVAMNTGTQAAKEAGNMVDLDSNPTKLIEIVEIGKQLLMTRGTLTTFSISNDVAKYFAILPAAFVTTYPQLGSLNIMGLTTPHSAILSAVIFNALVIIALIPLALRGVAYRPLGAALVLRNNLLIYGLGGLIVPFVGIKIIDLLLTFLHLA; encoded by the coding sequence ATGGAACATAAAAAGAAACCACATTCACTTTTTGAGGCACAGATAGTAAAGCGTGCGATAATCGATTCGCTGATAAAACTTAATCCGCGAAACCAGATCAGAAACCCGGTGATGTTCGTGGTAGAGGTGGGAAGCATACTTACCACGCTGTTATTTATCAATGCCATTTTTGTTCCTGGGATGGAGTCTCCGTTGTTTATCCTCTCAATATCTCTCTGGTTATGGGCAACGGTGCTATTTGCAAATTTTGCGGAATCCGTAGCTGAAGGGCGCGGAAAGGCGCAGGCAGATGCATTGCGGAGTTCCCGTAAAGATGTCCACGCAAAACGCCTTGAACACCCTGAACGGGATGCGAAAATTACAGCAGTTCCCTCATCGCAGTTGAGAAAAGGGGACTACGTTCTTGTAGAAGCTGGAGACATTATACCAGGCGACGGCGAAATAGAAGTCGGTGTAGCATCTGTAAATGAAAGCGCAATAACCGGAGAAAGCGCCCCTGTCATTCGTGAAAGCGGCGGCGACAGGAGTGCAGTCACCGGAGGTACTCTTGTTCTTTCAGACTGGATAGTAGTGCGGATCACCACAAACCCGGGGGAAACCTTCCTTGACCGGATGATCTCCATGGTCGAGGGTGCAAAGCGGCAGAAAACTCCTAACGAGATAGCACTCGATATTTTACTTGCAGGACTTACCATAATTTTCCTTCTGGCAACAGTGACTCTTCTTCCATTTTCCATATTCAGCGTCAATGCTGCAGGGCAGGGGAGCCCGGTCACAATGGTAGTGCTCGTGTCGCTCCTTGTCTGTCTTATCCCTACTACAATCGGAGGACTCCTTTCCGCAATCGGCATAGCCGGAATGGACCGTCTTATTCAGGCAAATGTCATCGCTATGTCAGGCCGTGCAGTTGAAGCTGCTGGGGATGTAGACGTACTGCTCCTCGACAAGACAGGGACAATAACATTGGGAAACAGACAGGCGACATCTTTTATGCCGGCACTGGGAGTGGAAAGCAATATGCTTGCAGACGCTGCCCAGCTCGCATCACTTGCCGACGAGACTCCGGAGGGGAGAAGTATTGTAGTTTTTGCCAAAGAGAAATACGGACTGCGTGAAAGGGATATCCATGAACTCGGTGCAACATTCGTTCCTTTTTCAGCGCACACGCGCATGAGCGGAGTAAATCTTAATGGAAGGGAAATACGCAAGGGTGCAACAGACGCAGTGGAAGCCTTCGTACAGAGCAAGGGGGGCACATTCCCTCCGGATGTCAAAGAGGCTGTTGAAGAAATTGCGCGCTCAGGAGCTACACCGCTTGTTGTTGCAGAAGGAGGGAAAGTTCTTGGCGCCATACGGCTGAGCGATATCGTGAAGGGGGGGATTAACGAGCGTTTTGCAGAGCTTAGAAAGATGGGGATCTCGACAGTCATGATTACCGGAGACAATCCGCTTACAGCAGCCGCGGTTGCGGCTGAAGCCGGAGTGGATGATTTTCTGGCTGAGGCAACTCCTGAAACAAAGCTCTCTCTTATACGGAAATATCAGGCAGGTGGAAAGCTGGTTGCCATGACAGGAGACGGTACAAATGATGCGCCGGCACTTGCACAGGCTGATGTTGCAGTTGCAATGAATACAGGTACGCAGGCAGCAAAGGAAGCGGGGAACATGGTTGACCTTGACTCAAATCCCACGAAACTCATCGAGATTGTTGAGATAGGAAAGCAGTTATTGATGACGCGCGGCACGCTTACCACATTCAGCATATCCAATGATGTGGCAAAATACTTTGCCATTCTTCCGGCAGCATTTGTTACTACATATCCGCAGCTTGGCTCTTTAAACATCATGGGGCTTACAACCCCGCATAGCGCAATACTTTCGGCAGTCATATTTAATGCTCTTGTAATCATCGCACTTATCCCGCTGGCACTGCGCGGTGTGGCATACCGGCCTCTTGGAGCAGCGCTTGTACTGCGCAATAATCTCCTTATTTATGGGCTTGGCGGACTGATTGTGCCATTTGTCGGGATCAAGATAATTGATTTGCTCTTAACTTTTTTACATCTGGCGTGA
- a CDS encoding class I SAM-dependent methyltransferase: MNKPEPSKEFAGKLLNIYSGAVLTKLIDIGYQTGLFEAASEGPATSSELSKRAGLNERYVREWLCAMATGGIFTYDPSSEKYSLPEEHALYLTGNKSINMSPLSRMINHFGSQLTGLTKCFRNGGGIPYQEFRPEFTNCMDDTWRRIFDEHLIGGFIGRVDGLSDRLKAGINVLDIGCGTGHAMNILASEFPASKFYGYDIAEDAVARARNEAKIMGLLNSKFEVIDVSEFSQERKFDLITAFDTIHDQQKPLNVLQQVKKTLSPDGTFLMIEFKFSSKVENNMGNPFAPMYYGMSLMHCVTVSLACGGPGLGAVWGEESARAMLSDAGFKNVEMIDTPRPQNSIFVCRH, translated from the coding sequence ATGAATAAACCAGAGCCGTCAAAAGAGTTTGCAGGAAAACTTCTTAACATATACTCAGGGGCAGTCCTTACAAAATTGATTGATATCGGTTACCAGACAGGTCTCTTCGAAGCTGCATCAGAAGGCCCTGCAACAAGTTCTGAATTAAGTAAGCGTGCCGGGCTTAACGAGAGATATGTCCGCGAATGGCTTTGTGCGATGGCAACAGGCGGGATCTTTACCTATGACCCGTCATCAGAGAAATACTCACTTCCCGAAGAACACGCTCTGTATTTAACAGGAAATAAATCAATCAACATGAGCCCGTTGAGCCGTATGATCAATCATTTTGGAAGCCAGCTCACAGGTTTGACAAAGTGCTTTCGTAATGGCGGCGGAATCCCATATCAGGAATTCAGACCTGAGTTCACGAACTGCATGGATGACACATGGCGCCGCATATTTGATGAACATCTGATAGGAGGATTTATTGGCAGGGTCGATGGTTTGAGTGATAGATTAAAAGCAGGCATCAATGTCCTTGATATTGGCTGCGGCACAGGTCATGCAATGAATATACTTGCCTCCGAATTTCCTGCCTCGAAGTTTTACGGATACGACATAGCAGAAGATGCTGTAGCACGTGCAAGAAATGAAGCCAAGATTATGGGACTTCTAAATTCAAAATTCGAAGTAATTGACGTTTCAGAGTTTTCGCAGGAACGGAAATTCGATCTCATAACTGCCTTTGACACAATCCATGACCAGCAAAAACCATTAAACGTTTTACAGCAGGTGAAAAAAACTTTGTCCCCTGACGGGACTTTCCTGATGATTGAATTTAAATTCTCAAGCAAGGTTGAAAACAATATGGGAAACCCCTTTGCCCCGATGTACTATGGCATGAGCCTGATGCACTGCGTGACAGTGTCCCTTGCATGCGGAGGGCCGGGGCTTGGAGCAGTCTGGGGAGAAGAGTCTGCACGGGCAATGCTTTCTGACGCGGGATTTAAGAATGTCGAGATGATCGATACGCCACGCCCACAAAACTCAATTTTCGTGTGCCGTCATTAA
- the kdpF gene encoding K(+)-transporting ATPase subunit F — MDIFYWIGGIVALGLLVYLLIALMKPEIFS, encoded by the coding sequence ATGGACATCTTTTATTGGATTGGCGGAATAGTCGCATTGGGACTTCTTGTGTATCTTCTCATCGCGCTGATGAAACCGGAGATATTCTCATGA
- a CDS encoding thrombospondin type 3 repeat-containing protein produces the protein MWRNFTLFVIIFSILLIPLITFANTNPETSKVLAKAAKLQIPFVENKGQIQDMSIKFYANTFAGNVYVTGKGEIVYGLVRDEGYMPIRETLIGAASPNINGESKAVTQVNYFVGNKDNWKSSISTWDSVNLGEVYEGVELKLKAYGNNVEKLFYVNECGDVDDIRLKFDGVEDLAINEKGELEIETDIGTVKFTKPFAYQEIDGKRVEVKCDFVIAREQSDRCNLSIYGFQVASYDKNYPLVIDPLLSSTFIGSSNHDEFAYFTRDAAGNIFVTGYSLSSNYPTTSGAYDRTYNTNKDVVVSKINGNLTSLLSSTFVGGSSDDTAGQIIIDAEGNILVSGGTLSSNFPTTSNAYDRVYHGAWDAFVFKMDSTLSNLIASTFIGGTNYDISRRTLIDLSGNIIISGVTYSADYPTTIGVYDSFYNGGVDIFVSKLNNNLTSLLCSTFIGGSSDDDGEAQLLDSSDNIFINGKTNSSDYPTTTGAFDITYSGGTDAFVSKLDNNLTSLLSSTLIGGNKDEYSYDIALGSSDNLYLAGETFSSGAYSFPVTSGAYDTTFNGGPRDAFLCEFTDDLSTLLASTIFGGNSDEGVLSIVIDTSGNIYCFGTTGSSNFPTTLGAYDRTFNGAVDFFVSKFDSSLTNLLASTFIGGSIDDWSQQMIIDPDGNIYIGGVSASSNYPTTLGAYDKTFNGSYDMVISKFDPNLSSGTDSDGDGILDPSDNCPVVPNPDQADYNNNGKGDVCDPPPPTLIELSFFDAIQHGKKILITWQTATEVDNLGFNILRSESESGPYEKINKKLIKAKGSSTKGASYNFKDTKIEQGKTYWYILEDIDSNNGPTKHDPVKAEGKSGKVKTKKKNKRK, from the coding sequence ATGTGGCGCAATTTTACTTTATTTGTTATCATCTTCTCAATTCTGTTAATTCCTCTCATTACTTTTGCAAACACTAATCCTGAGACATCAAAAGTGCTGGCAAAGGCTGCAAAGCTCCAGATACCTTTTGTAGAGAACAAAGGACAGATACAGGACATGTCAATAAAGTTTTACGCAAACACCTTTGCCGGGAATGTTTATGTCACGGGAAAAGGTGAAATAGTTTATGGATTAGTGAGAGACGAAGGTTATATGCCTATTCGTGAAACCCTTATTGGTGCGGCATCACCAAATATCAATGGTGAGAGCAAAGCTGTCACACAGGTAAATTATTTCGTTGGCAATAAAGATAACTGGAAGTCAAGCATCTCTACATGGGACAGCGTAAATCTTGGCGAAGTTTATGAAGGAGTGGAGCTTAAGCTCAAAGCATATGGCAATAATGTTGAAAAGCTTTTCTATGTAAATGAATGCGGAGATGTTGATGATATAAGGCTCAAATTTGACGGCGTAGAAGATCTTGCTATCAATGAAAAAGGCGAACTCGAAATCGAAACAGACATTGGTACAGTTAAATTCACAAAGCCTTTTGCTTATCAGGAGATTGACGGCAAGAGAGTTGAAGTAAAATGCGACTTTGTTATTGCGAGGGAGCAAAGCGACCGCTGCAATCTCAGCATTTACGGTTTCCAGGTTGCGTCATACGACAAAAACTATCCGCTTGTCATTGACCCGCTGCTGTCATCAACATTTATAGGCTCCTCAAATCATGATGAATTTGCATATTTTACTAGAGATGCAGCAGGGAATATTTTTGTTACCGGCTATTCCTTATCATCCAATTATCCCACTACATCCGGTGCTTATGACAGGACTTATAATACAAATAAAGATGTCGTTGTTTCAAAAATTAATGGCAATTTAACTTCACTTCTTTCTTCTACATTTGTAGGCGGTAGCTCTGATGATACTGCAGGTCAGATTATCATTGACGCTGAAGGGAATATACTTGTTAGCGGAGGTACACTGTCATCAAATTTTCCAACAACCTCTAATGCCTATGACAGGGTATATCACGGGGCGTGGGATGCTTTTGTTTTTAAAATGGATAGCACGTTAAGCAATCTAATTGCATCAACATTTATTGGTGGAACAAATTACGATATATCAAGACGAACGCTAATTGATTTATCCGGTAATATCATTATATCAGGTGTTACCTATTCAGCAGATTACCCAACAACTATAGGTGTCTATGATTCCTTTTATAATGGAGGAGTTGATATCTTTGTCTCAAAACTCAACAATAATCTTACATCTTTGCTTTGCTCAACTTTCATAGGTGGATCAAGTGATGATGATGGAGAAGCTCAATTACTTGATAGTTCAGATAACATTTTCATAAACGGTAAGACTAATTCATCAGATTACCCGACTACAACAGGAGCATTTGATATTACATATAGTGGTGGAACAGATGCATTTGTTTCAAAGCTGGACAATAACTTGACTTCACTCCTTTCTTCTACATTAATTGGAGGAAACAAGGATGAATATTCTTATGATATTGCATTAGGATCTTCAGATAACCTGTATCTGGCAGGCGAAACATTTTCTTCAGGTGCTTATTCATTTCCTGTGACTTCGGGCGCTTATGACACAACTTTTAATGGCGGCCCGAGAGATGCTTTTCTTTGTGAATTTACTGATGATCTGAGTACTCTCTTAGCTTCAACAATTTTCGGAGGAAATAGCGATGAAGGTGTTCTTTCAATTGTTATAGATACATCAGGTAACATTTACTGCTTTGGTACAACCGGCTCTTCAAATTTTCCAACAACACTCGGAGCATATGATCGTACTTTTAACGGTGCGGTCGATTTCTTTGTCTCTAAGTTTGATAGTAGCTTGACCAATCTCCTTGCTTCAACTTTCATTGGTGGAAGTATTGATGATTGGAGCCAGCAAATGATTATTGATCCTGATGGCAATATTTATATTGGTGGAGTTAGCGCATCTTCGAATTATCCTACAACACTTGGTGCTTACGATAAGACTTTTAATGGAAGTTATGACATGGTTATATCAAAGTTTGATCCTAATCTTTCCAGCGGAACTGACAGCGACGGTGACGGCATATTGGATCCATCTGATAATTGCCCGGTTGTTCCAAATCCTGACCAAGCTGATTACAATAATAACGGGAAAGGCGATGTATGTGATCCACCTCCACCAACACTAATAGAACTTTCTTTTTTTGATGCAATTCAACATGGCAAAAAAATCTTAATAACTTGGCAGACTGCAACAGAGGTTGACAACCTTGGCTTCAACATCCTTCGCAGTGAATCTGAATCAGGGCCTTATGAAAAAATTAATAAGAAGCTCATCAAAGCCAAAGGCAGTTCAACAAAAGGTGCAAGCTACAACTTTAAAGACACAAAGATTGAGCAGGGAAAAACCTACTGGTACATACTTGAAGATATTGACAGCAACAATGGGCCTACAAAACATGATCCGGTTAAAGCAGAAGGAAAATCCGGAAAAGTAAAAACAAAGAAGAAAAATAAAAGGAAATAA
- a CDS encoding cobalamin B12-binding domain-containing protein → MRILLIQPAKAPVTIGGEDVFIYEPLALEYIGAGVAGNHDVRILDMRLDKNLNKTLYEFNPDIVGITAYTVHVNGVKELFRKIKEFNPVILTVAGGHHASVAPLDFMTPNIDLVVTGEGVFAFNEIIRRFEKGENFDGIPGVAICKKDRLIMPQCLSPIELDSLPFPDRKLTAQYRKHYYSEWMRPLASIRTSKGCPYRCSFCALWKLAGGHYFRRKPEKVLEEIAGIEEEFIFFADDESLVDTERMKTLALLIKNAGIKKQYFLYGRGDTIAGNPELLELWKEIGLQRVFVGLEFFRDEDLKYIKKGSHVSDNEKAVKILQSLDIDIYASFIIRPEFKKEDFRAFIEYCQGLDLNFASFAMLTPLPGTDFFEEVKDKLITRNYDLFDFVHTQLPTAMPLKEFFNEYFELYKKSVPFRKSISFLKKFPMKEIPSILNISYKALKRIKNAYRDY, encoded by the coding sequence ATGAGAATACTGCTTATACAGCCGGCTAAGGCGCCTGTTACCATTGGCGGCGAGGATGTGTTTATCTATGAGCCGCTTGCCCTTGAATACATTGGCGCAGGGGTTGCAGGGAATCATGATGTCAGAATCCTTGATATGCGTCTCGATAAAAATCTTAATAAGACTCTATATGAATTTAATCCTGATATTGTCGGAATAACCGCATACACAGTGCATGTTAACGGTGTTAAAGAACTTTTCCGTAAAATTAAGGAGTTCAACCCGGTAATACTTACTGTTGCCGGCGGTCATCATGCAAGTGTTGCCCCCCTGGACTTCATGACACCAAATATAGACCTTGTTGTGACAGGCGAAGGGGTTTTTGCATTTAACGAGATTATACGCCGGTTTGAAAAGGGTGAAAACTTTGATGGAATACCGGGAGTTGCAATTTGCAAAAAAGACCGTCTTATAATGCCTCAATGCTTATCTCCAATAGAGCTTGATTCCTTACCGTTCCCTGACAGGAAGCTTACTGCTCAATACAGGAAACATTATTATTCAGAATGGATGAGGCCGCTTGCATCCATACGCACTTCGAAAGGATGTCCATACAGGTGCAGTTTCTGTGCCCTCTGGAAACTCGCCGGCGGACATTACTTCCGGAGAAAACCGGAAAAAGTATTGGAAGAGATTGCAGGTATAGAAGAAGAATTTATCTTCTTTGCAGATGATGAATCTCTTGTAGATACGGAAAGGATGAAGACGCTTGCCTTGCTCATAAAGAATGCAGGTATAAAAAAACAGTACTTCCTGTATGGAAGAGGCGACACAATTGCCGGCAATCCGGAACTACTCGAACTTTGGAAAGAGATCGGTCTTCAAAGGGTATTCGTGGGACTTGAATTTTTCAGGGATGAAGACCTTAAATACATAAAAAAGGGCTCTCATGTAAGTGATAATGAAAAGGCGGTGAAAATTTTACAGAGCCTTGATATTGACATATATGCATCTTTCATAATCCGTCCCGAATTTAAGAAAGAGGATTTCAGGGCTTTTATAGAATATTGTCAGGGGCTGGATTTAAACTTTGCATCTTTCGCAATGCTGACACCTCTGCCCGGTACAGATTTTTTTGAAGAGGTAAAAGACAAGCTGATAACCCGCAACTATGATTTGTTTGACTTTGTACATACGCAGCTTCCGACGGCTATGCCGCTAAAAGAGTTTTTCAATGAATACTTTGAGCTCTACAAAAAATCAGTCCCATTCAGGAAGTCGATATCTTTTCTTAAGAAGTTCCCTATGAAGGAAATCCCTTCTATTCTAAACATCTCATATAAAGCCTTAAAGAGAATCAAAAACGCTTACCGTGATTATTAA